atagggtaaaaatccataatttgaatcaaaagaaactaaaaacaatatatttaataaagaagaaaagaaagtaaaccaaagttctcatcttcttccacctccaatgtcaaactctccggaaaaagatccaagatatttaaaacctagaagagagtttatataatattatcaattacctaacatgtggaacactctcattggccacttattacaaaaataattatctacaaatgattaaaaataataaaatggtgatttctagtcgcgTGGGACCCACTTAGGGCGAATGgagtgccctagatgcaattcctGAGGTAGAGGAGGTGAAACATCAAAGGGGTAGTgggtgaatttgaaattggggtTATTTCGaattggatttcgaattcataagttgaatttcaaaatcatttcgaaatgacccttcaACTTTacacaattgttttcaaatgaccataacttATTCATTTTAGCTTCGATTTGTACaccatttgaagtgttggactttTGAATTCCCGAGcttcaaaaaaatatagtataactAAAATCGACTATGAAAAATACTCTAAATTTGTTCTCAGAATCAAAGTACATGTTGTCACTAGATTTTGAGTTGCAAATTTCCATGTAGTTGGATTTTGCTTCAtacctcatttcccatgttttcttgtattatttcttactccataatggtcatttctcatttttcaaactcatgatatccttgtcTTGCCTTTTctcatggtccatgagtcttgactcatttatttcctcatttagccctttcttgatgtttcaaaatctaaagtgattcaacttgcatcctttttttcacttaaacctgagataagtctccaaagtacaagttaaactcatggctaggacCTTAGCATCGATTTAgatcaagttgggtgatttgaatgtccattagtgcacaaatcatatcgaatatgtgcaattagagcacatattttggctccaatcactTAGGTCTTGTAGATGTACCCTTGTAACGAGTAGTTGGGAACAGTAGAGAAGATGGGCGGGGTCACACGCATGTTCGGGAACGTGGGGTCCCCAAGTCTATAAATGTAGGTAAAGAAAGGTGATGTGTCCATTGTTGGAGGACTAGCTGGTGGTGGTGGAGTTGTCTTGGTAGGTTTTTCTGGGAAAAAGCTGATTTGGGTGGGAAATGAGATAGCTGAGTTGATAGAAGACTGTCATGTGGCTGCAAAAGAAGCAACTTTTGAAGGGGTCTTAGTGGATACGACCTCTTTCTCTGCTTGGTTGGGCCTTGGGTCTGGGCTGGATGCAACTTTTAAAAGCCTTTCTACCTCTTTCATGGGGGATTGGGCTCTTGGTGCTCCAAATTGCCTAAAAGAAGCCTTTTACCCATAAAGGCTTTATGGCCCTTATCCTCTTGGGCTTATGTGAGTGAAAGAGGTTTAAGTCCCTACTAGGCCCTTTCTTATTTGCTGAAAGGGCACTATGCCCTAGAAGGGCTCTGCAGTTAGGAGATGAGGCTTCATGGTGGCCCTTATCATCTATGCAATGTTCCATTGGCAGTTGTTCTACAGTTGAATTCGCTCTGTTGGAGAAGTCGGATCGATTTCCAAGTATGATGTACTTTATCTCTTTTCCCTTGggttatgggttttttttttcttattttttttctctcgtgGGATTGGAGGGTGGTGACCAATAGTCGAAGAGTTTGATTTGTTGGAAGGATATGGTAAAGGGTGGTTGTGAGCTTTCGCTCGCAGAAGAGGCTATAGGGGAATTTCCTCTTAAAATGGTCTTGAAGGATGGTTCAGAGATGGATCAACAAACAATTAGCGGGAGTATGGAAGTCGTGTTTAGAACATGGGAAGAAGAGTGTTTGGCTTCTGAAAGAGATCTCGAAGTGTCAAAAGACAACTTTAAGAGGTTACTGACCTTTAGTAAGTCTTTGGAACTCCTAGTGGAAGGTCGTGAAAAGGAAATTACGGAGCTTTTTTGAAGGTTAAAGCTttgaaagaaaggaaagaaaggaaatggcTTGAGGCAGGAGCTAAAAAAGAGTGTGATGCCTAGCTCTAAGTTCGAGACTACAAATCAACCTTAGGTATTGGGATGAGAGTAGATAAGACTTTTGGGGAATTATTCAGTTTTTGTTAATGAAGGTTCAAATCCTTTTATGGAATGTAAGAGGGGTtaatgagagagaaaaacacAAAGTTATTAAAGCTTTGATTCGCTCGCACTCAGCTGATTTGGTTTGCCTTCAAGAAACTAAGGTCCATCAAATGTCAACCCCCTTAGTGAGGAGCTTGGGGGTGGGAAGGTTTCTGGCCTGGGGAGTAGCAGAGGCTAGAGGTCAGGCATGGGACATCTTGGTTTTTTGGAACACATGGGTGTTATAGCTCATTGACACGAAAGTAGGTGTTTTCTTAGTTTCTTGTTGTTTTAGAAATTGTGAGGATAACTTTTCTTGGATGTTTATAGGGGTTTACGGTCCTATGCTGAATGAAGAGAAGGAGAATTTTTGGAATGAATTGGGAGACATCATAGGGCTTTGGAATGATGCTTGGTGCGTGGGCAAATATTTCAATGTTATGAGATTCTAGGGGGAAAGAAGAATCTGTCAATGCGTTTTAGCCTCTGTGAGGCGTTTTTCTGAGGTCATTGATGATTTGGATCTAAAAGATTTTCCACTGTCGGGGGATGCCTTTACTTGGACGGGTGGGTTAAATAATGGCTCAACTTCTaggtttaatcattttttggtGGCTAAAGACTAGGAGAATCATTTCAGCAGGTTGTGTTAGTACATTATCCCAAGACTAGTCTAAGATCATTCTCTCATTCTACTTGATGGAGGCAGGATGAGGacaagaaaaaatcatttttgttttgaaaacatgtggctgaaAGTGGACAACTTTAAAGAGTTGATCAGGGGTTGGTGGGAAGGTTATAATGTTTAGGGGTCATTTAGACACATTTTAACTGTTAAACTCATTCATCTAAAACAAAATCTTAGAGCTTGGAATAGAGAGGGTGTTTGGAAATGTTTCTACCAAGAAGGTTGTTGCATTATCTCAACTTGGTATTTGGGATGCTCAAGAAAGGAAAAGGTCTCTCTTCGTTGAGGAAAGAGAGATTAGAAAAAAGGTAGTAGAGGACTTCAAATATTGGGCAAATTTAAAGGAGATTTCTTGGAGACAAAAGTCAAGGTAACTGTGGCTAAAGATAAAAccaccaatatatatatatttaaaaggtGGCTAAtgttagaagaagaaaatttctGGCCAAGCTAAGAGTGAATGGTGTTTTTTTAATTGAGGAGGTGGCTATTAAAGAAGGTGTGGCAAATACCTTTCAAAATACCTTTTCATATTCGAGGGATTTGAGACCACCCATTAGTGGGTTAGACTTTGCTTTTGTATCTAGCCTTGAAACTCAAGCTTTGGAGGTTCCTTTCACTGAGGAGGAGGTATTTGCTTCTCTTTCTTGCTTGAATGGGGATAAAACTCCTAGGCCAGATGGCTTTTCCATGGCCTTTTGGCAGGCTTGTTGGGATGTGGTGAAAAAGAAAGTGATGGGTTTTTTTTACAGAGTTTCATGAGTTTGGGACTTTCCAAGGAGCATAAATGCCATTTTTATTGTCTTAGTTCCAAAGAATGGGGGAACAGAAGATCTTAAGGACTTCAAGCCAGTTAGCTTGGTAGGAAGCTTATATAAGCCTTTGGCTAAGGTCATAGCCATTCGCCTCAAGATAGTGGTGGGGAACTTAGTGTCGATTTTTTAGCATGCTTTTATGGCGGGGAGAGAAATTTTGGATGCTGTTTTGATTGCAAATGAAGCCATTGGTTCTAGAATGAAAGCTAACTTGAGATGGGTCATTTCTAAATTGGATATCTAAAAGGCCAATGACCATGTAAATTGGAACTTTATTTTTGCAGTGTTGGAAAATATGGGTTTTGGTTCTAAGTACATTAGCTAGATTAGATGGTGCATCTCTACAACCTGGTTCTTAGTTTTGGTCAATGGGTCCCCATCAGGCTTCTTTCAAAGTTCTAGGGGCTTATGATAAGACGActctttatttattcatcttgGTAATGAAGactctttctctcattcttaTAAAGGCAAAAGAGGAgggttcataaatggctttcaAGTTAAGGGAAGAGAATGAGAGGGGGTGAAGATTTCCCACTTGTTATTGGCGAACGACAACCTCATTTTTTGTGATGCTAGGAAGGAAGTCCTTGAGTACTTGAATTGGAttcttatgtggtttgaggctatGTCAGGCCTAAAGattaatttggagaaaaatgagCTCATCCACATTAATTTGGAGGATATTGTTGGGCTTTAGGGTGCAAGGAAGGTTCACTCCCTTCTATTTATCTAGGACTTCCGTTGGGAGCTCATTTCAAGTCCTTTAGGGTATGGGATGGGGtagaaaagagattttgaaaaaaaattagtgttgTGGAAGAGGCAGTATCTTTCAAAAGGTGGAAAGTTGACCTTGGTGAAGAACACTTTGTCCAGTCTGCCCATTTACTTTATGTTTCTCTATGTCATTCCAAGGAGAGTAGCCGTTAGActagagaagattcaaagagacttttttGTGGGGAAAAGGTGTCTTAGAATAGAAGCCACACTTGGTAAGATGGGCTATTGTTCGGTTGGACAAACAACAAGGAGACTTGGTATCAAAGATTTAACCATCCTCAATGAGGCTCTCTTAGGCAAGTGGTCTTGGAGATTTGCAAGTGAAAGAGACCCTCTCTAGAAACGGGTGATTATAGATGTTTGGGTGAGTGACCTTTGGGATGATGGTGGTTGGGGTCCTAGGTTTACGAGGCAACTACATGATTGGGAGCTAAAGGAGGTATAAGCTTTCTTGGGGAGATTGTTAGCACATCCCTTATCTGTGGAGACCGATGTGTTTTCTTTGTTAAGTCCTTCTACTCCTCCATGGTATTGTTTGGAATTCTTAGGTGCCCCCGAGaattagcttctttgcttgTGAAGCAACTTGGGCCAAGATTTTGACTTTGGATCAACTCAAAAAGAGGAGTTAGAGGATTCCTAATAGATGTTACTTgtgtaaggaagaagaagaaactagtGACCATATTATCATCCATTGTTCGAAAGTTCATCTATTGTTGAAGTTgatctttgcatttttttggCATTCAGTGGGTGTTGAGTTGTTCAGTTAGAGAGGTCCTTTTGAGTTGGCATGGGTtctttgtgggtaaaaagaggaATAAGGCTTGGAAAACAGCTCCATTGTGTATGTTTTAGGCTTTATGGCGGGAGAGAAATATGAGGTCTTTTGACAACTTTGAAAGCACATAtcaaacaattaattttttttttgtatctattttgggattgggttagaTTGTACATTGAGTATGGATCTTTATCATTGTTAGACTTTGTGGATTGGGTAGGCTCACGATAGGGTGTGGTAGTGAGTTTTTGTGTTTTCAccctttttgtcattttttcttcatatacGATGTgtatactttctttcttttaatacaattcttatttacctataaaaaaaaataaaaattaaactctttaactcatatttgactcatttaatatttttttaaaaaaaataaataggtcaattgaatcataaaaatatttgactGAGACATTAGTCATGATACAAATTTGTATAAGACCTAATtcaacttgattattaaatagaatgacctaataattgaatgaattaaatgagttatatgatatgttacctatttaataattaggtagTATTTAGATTTgcatttttaacataattattattcatgtcgGGTTTAGGTTGACTTATGTAGTAGAATACCTAGACTTTGACATGATACGAATGCAACCCATCAACATCAATTACCACCTGAGTATGTTGGAGAAGAAATGATTAGTTTTGTAATCcaaacatttgaaaatatatgttGAAATCTAAGCAATTGGGTAAAATACAAACTTATGGTATCAAAAATTTGGATACAAAGTAATAGGACCTAAAGTTAGATACATGTGAAACATTTTAAGGtgttttagttgatttttttttttttttttttgagaattcattgagtaacaattaaaaaaaatagagaatacttcacaaacttttatattatacatGAATAAGAGAAgaaattagtttttatatttgaatctatTTATTAGAATTCTTTCGAAAACCCTTTTAAAAGCATTGCAAAAACAGactcttgatttttcttgtttatcCCATTATGAAGCTCCTCCAACTTGGAGAAAGTATAGAAAAATTTATTGGTTGATGctcatatttcatttcttaaaagaGATAAACTATACATACAAAGAAAAAAGTGGAGTGAAATGAGGAACATGATGATATACAAAACATAAAGACTTTGGAAGACACCAGCTGCAATAAAGAGAAAAGATGAAAGAAGTGTATTGAAAAGGAGACATGGTCCaccatattttctttcattttctcatttggGAACTTAAACccagaaaatgaagaaagaaaaagcttTGCATGCTACACTCCAATGATTAATCAATTAgatatatgtttttgtttttatttttatgtggtCTGAGGGAGGAAGATTAAGATGACAATACTGATGTGACTTTGCTCCACTCAAGAGTCAAGAGGACGAGTCTCCATTAAAAACTATGGATTTGAGGGCATAGCTCTAAAAAGAGGCAAAATGATAAGAAGAAAATTCATGGTTCCTGTATCTGCAACTCACATGCTATCTaccatctttttcttcttgtgttCTGTCCTGTATTGCTCTGCTAGAGATACCATCACACCGGAGAACTGGCTTAGTAATGAAGGAGGAACTCTTGTTTCTGCAGGCAAAACTTTTGAACTTGGCTTCTTTAATCCAGATGGAAGCTCCAAGGTTGGAAGATTCGTGGGCATATGGTATTACATGTCGAAACCACAAAGAGTTGTATGGGTGGCCAACCGAAAGAACCCCCTTCCCCTTTCTGATACCCCCTCTGGAGTTTTTGCCATTAAAGAGGATGGTGAGCTCAAGGTAATGGATGCAAATGGGACAGTTCACTGGTCTTCTGATTTTGAAACATCTTCTTCATCTACAGAGAGGGTGGTGAAGCTCATGGACTCTGGGAACCTTGTTTTGAGTGACAACAGATCAGGGGTGATTCTTTGGGAGAGCTTCCATAATCCTACAGATACTTTTCTTCCTGGGATGAAGATGGATGAAAACTTTACATTGACTTCATGGCTGAGTTCTGTTGACCCGACACCTGGAAACTTTACTTTCAAGCTAGATCAAGACAATGAGGATCAGTATAACATACATGATTCATTTGTCTCATATTGGAGCAGTGAGGACTCGAAAGGAACGCCTGATGAAATGCCAGATGCAATACTCAGCTTGTTATCCAACTTCAGCAAGACCGGTAAGCCAACCAGCtctagaaaattctacaataGACCCCTTGAAATACTGTCCTCCAAGTATAAGAATACCAGTCGGTTGGTGATGAGCTCTTCAGGGGAAATCCGGTACTATCTGAATCCGAATACATCATCTCCAGACTGGTGGGCACCGCAAGATCGATGCAGTGTGTCAAAAGCTTGTGGGAAATTCGGAAGTTGTAACACTAACAATGCTTTGATGTGCAAATGTTTACCTGGTTTCAAACCCGTCTCGCCGGATATTTGGAAAACTGGAGAGTTTTCAAGTGGGTGTACCAGAAAGTCTCCCATATGCGAGAAGAATTCCAGTGAAGACATGTTCCTGAGCTTGAAGATGATGAAAGTGAAAAAGCGAGACTATGTGATTCCAGCTGATCCGAATGATAGTGATTATTGCAGAAAGGCTTGCCTTCAAAAATGCCAATGTCAAGCTTATGCTGAAACTTATATCAAACAAGAAAGAGGTGTTCCTGATGCCCTACAATGCTTGATTTGGACGGATGACCTTACTGGTCTTCAGGAGGAGTATGCCTCTGATGCCTACAACCTCTCCGTTCGTGTGGCCATTTCAGATATAAGTATGTccctttcaattttattttttttctttgaaaaaacaaGCATTAATCCATTTGTAACTGAAATGCCCACATGGTATTCTACTGTCTTTGCAGAACCAACAGTAAGGAATTGTGAAACTTGTGGCTCAAACATGATTCCTTATCCTCTAAGCACTGGATCAAAGTGTGGTGATTCAACGTACTTCAATTTTGAATGTAACAATACCACAGGCCAGGTTCAGTTCAAGGTACCTGGTGGTGCCTACCGAGTAACTAGCATTAACCCAGAGACATTAACATTTGTAATCCAACTGAAAGAAGAGGATTGCAGTTCACGAAGTCTGATTCCGCCACTAAACCCGCCTTTTCACTTGACTGATGTGTGCAAAGAGGTTGGAACTGTCAATTTTGGCTCTGAGATGTCATTGAAAAATAGTATTGAAGTAGAGATCAGTTGGGATCCACCATTGGAGCCGGTGTGTACCTCATCAGCAGATTGCAAGGACTGGCCAAATTCAACTTGCGGAACGCGAGATGGAACGAGAAGGTGCTTTTGCAATGAAAACTTCAAATGGAATAGCTCAAGTTTAAATTGTACACAAGGTGAGGATTCTGTTCACCAAGTATCTTACTAAATTTGCCTTCTGGGTAGGTGAGAGAAGTTCAATTCAGTTCCTTCTTTGTTTCAGGTGTCAATCCTGCAGAGGGTACAAAGCCTGCTGATCAGAAGTCATCGTCGTCATCTCCAGTGGTTGTGGTAGGCATAACAATTGCTGTCGTTCTAGTTGCGGTTTTAGGCATCATTGGTTATATTGCTTATTTGCGCAAAAGAACCATCACCAAAAGGAAAGGTAATCTTTGTGCCATATGCACTAGCCTATAACTTCTGGTCTTTTCTTTCGACTTGTGCTTGGCTGAATTGAGAATATTTCAGGGTCTTCTATacaatattttctgttttttttttttttttttttgagttcaGAGAACAGAGCAAATCAAGTGCTTCACTTATATGATAGTGAGAGTCGTGCGAAACACTTAATAGACTCAGAGCAATTCAAAGAAGAGGATAAGAAAGGCATTGATGTACCGTTTTTCGATTTAGAAGACATACTGGCTGCTACAGATAACTTTTCAGATGCAAATAAGCTTGGACGAGGGGGTTTTGGGCCAGTTTACAAGGTAATTGTTCTTAATTTCCATGTTCCTCTCATTTTCAACTGGTTTCTCATCATCTATGCTTAAAGCATATGCACTGTGGCTTCCAGGGCAAGTTTCTAGAGGGGCGAGAAATCGCGGTTAAGAGACTCTCCAGAGCTTCAGGACAAGGCCTACAGGAATTTAAGAACGAGGTTGTGTTAATTGCCAAACTTCAGCATCGGAATCTGGTTAGGCTTTTGGGCTATTGTGTTGAAGGTGATGAGAAGATTTTACTCTATGAATATATGCCCAACAAAAGCTTAGATTCCTTCATATTTGGTTTGTCTCTAAACCTGCCTTAAAGCCCTCTTCTTTTTCATGTAACATATACATTCTTGTATACATATCTGAAGTAATGCTTTCCAATGGGAACCTTGCAAGATCGAACCCTATGCATGTTACTGAACTGGGAGAAGCGGTTTGACATCATTATGGGAATTGCTAGAGGGCTGCTGTATCTTCACCAAGATTCAAGATTGAAGATTATTCATAGGGACTTAAAAACAAGCAACATTCTACTTGATGATGAGATGAATCCCAAAATTTCAGACTTTGGCTTGGCAAAGATTTTTGACAGTAAGCAAGTAGAGGCAAGCACAAACAGAGTAGTTGGAACTTAGTAAGTATTGTATATTTTGTATAGAAAAAGGCAAGCGGTTGTATGATTGTGTTTCCCAATTAGCTGAGTGCTGCTTTTAACTGGTTCAATGCAGTGGCTATATGTCTCCAGAGTATGCATTGGATGGATATTTCTCAGAGAAGTCTGATGTGTTTAGCTTTGGTGTTATGGTACTTGAGATCATCAGTGGGAAGAGGAACACTGGATTTTATCAGTCTGACCGAACTCTGAGTCTTCTAGGTCATGTAAGAGCTTTGAATCTTTCATTTGTACTGATCTTTTAGTCATTCTCTGTCCATCTGACCTACAACTTTTTGAACTGTTCTAGGCATGGAAGCTATGGAAAGAAGACAAGGTTCTGGAGTTGATGGACCAGACACTAAGTGAAACATGCAACACAAACGAATTTTCGAGGTGTGTAAATGTTGGGCTGTTGTGTGTGCAAGAAGACCCAAGTGACCGTCCCACCATGGCCATTGCAGTTCTTCTGCTCAGCAGTGATGCTGCAACAATGCCCGTTCCTAAAGAACCAGCTTTTGTTGTAAAGAGGAACCTTTCTAGTACAGCTTCTTCTTCCAGCAAGGCTGAAGCCTCCTGGAAGAATGAGCTTGTAGCCTCCATAGGAGAAGGGCGATAGCTAAGAGGAGATCCAATGAATCCTTTACCGTTTACTTAGTTTACTAAGTTTTATCCATCTGATGTTCTGTTTTGGTTCTCCTATCCATCAGTTGTATTTGTGTATAGAACTTTTTTCAATATCATGGTTTGAATTGGGCTCTGCATATGGTGCAAACTAAATGACAATATAAATGTTGGGCTCTTCAGTGTTCAAGGAGACCCAAGTGATGTCCCACCATGTCCAACAAAGTTCTCATGTTCAGCAGTGAGATGAACTACACTTCCAAGTTCCACaatgttggagttgggtttggaTGCCCAAGTGGGCTGACCCGACCCGActcaaataaatgagaaaataggGAAGTAGTTTTAGGGAGTTTTAAAACTACACAGAAACTAtcactattaaaaataaataattttattttttattttttattatctctgTGAGAAGTCTCTTCTCTCTTCCTGAAGAATCAGAGaaagaatatgttttttcttctctcagAAAACGAAAATGAAGAATGCATTTTCTAACTTCATTGCTAGTATTTGGGCCACTGTGCTTAATCATATGGTGGAGATGACTCAATAGGTACCCAATGCTATGCCATGTGCAGTGTGCACATGTGAGGCTAGCTCTACTTTTTCTCACGTACTAGAAAGCAAAGAGGGAATCAAGTTAAAAAAAGGcccattttgatttatttacaGAAACCTGCTCAATCCTGatctatattatattaaatcccaaattgagaggaaaaaaagCAAACCTAATGGGTCCAacaaaaaaagatgaaatacacgtatattttatatccttgatTTTGCTGGCAACTTGCCTTTGAGCAAATCACTGAAGTTCACTGAGAAAAGTTATCACCTTGCTCCAATCCCTTTTGTCCTTTGATTCTTAATTCTCCTGTGTTTGAGTAATTCTCTCCTTTGGTTTTACCCTTTGgcacaaaaatatttgaagtggattgttcttgaaaatatatatattaatcttttagaataaaaaaattattttctaacttagaaaatatgtttcaaaaaaattatgatagaaaacacaatttttttttattgagaatttgttttgaaaatgaattattttttagaaagattttaaggtattttagttttgtttttttttttagaattcatTGAGTGACAATTGAAAAAATAGGGAATAGcactttaaaaacttttatttcgTACATGCATAGAcaaagaaaattagtttttatatttgaattcttaataaaattttgccTCAAAAACATTTAAGAactatttatcaaaattatctcaaataccctttttaaaaacattgtgaAAACAGACTCTTGATTTCTCTTGTTTATCCCATTATGAAACTCCTCCAAGTTGAAGAAAGTACAGAAAAATTTATCAGTTGATGCTCATACTTTATTTCTTAAAAGAGATTAACTATACATACAAAGAAAAAAGTGGAGTGGAATGAGAAACATGTTGCGATAAAGAGAAAAGATGAAAGGTGTGCGTTGGAAAGGAGACATGGTCCaccttatttttattcattgtcTCATTaagatgaagaaagaaaaagcttTGCATGCTACACTCCAATGATTAATCATTCAATTAgttatatgtttttgtttttattttagagaaaattCTACAGTACTGAATCAGTATAATACCGATTAGatacatgtttttgtttttatttaatcacATGCAATTCacacatttcattttattactgGAGTGAAATGAGGGTAGGTAGGTCCAAAATAAATAGTGGCTATAAAAGGATAACCCTGATTTGGTTTGTGTGGTTTGCGGGAGGAAGACTAAGATGACAGTATTGATGTGACTTTGCTCCACTCAGGGTCAAGAGGAAAAGTCTCCACTAAAAACTATAGATTTGAGGACAGCTCTAAAAAGAGGCAAAATGATCAGAAAATTCATGGTTCCTGTCTCTGCAACTCGCATGCTATCTaccatctttttcttcttgtgttCTGTCCTGTATTGCTCTGCCAGAGATACCATCACACCGGAGGACTGGCTTAGTAATGATGGAGAAACTGTTGTTTCTGCAGGCAAAACTTTTGAACTTGGCTTCTTTAATCCAAATGGAAGCTCCAAGATTGGAAGATTCGTGGGCATATGGTATTACAAGTCGATACCACGAAGCATTGTATGGGTGGCCAACCGAAATAACCCCCTTCCCCTTTCTGACACCCCCTCTGGAGTTTTTGCCATTAAAGAAGATGGTCAGCTCAAGGTATTGGATGCAAATGGGGCAGTTCACTGGAATTCTGTTATTGAAACATCTTCATCTACAGGGAGGGTGGTGAAGCTCATGGACTCTGGGAACCTTGTTTTGAGCGACAACAGATCGGGGGAGATTCTTTGGGAGAGCTTCCATAATCCTACAGATACTTTTCTTCCGGGGATGAAGATGGATGAAAACTTAGCATTGACTTCATGGCTGAGTTCTGATGACCCGGCACCTGGAAACTATACTTTCAAGATAGATGAAGACAATAAGGATCATTATACCATATGGGAAAGTTCAATTGTCCCATATTGGAGCAGTGAGGACTCGAAAGGAACGCCTGATGAAATTCTAGATGTAATACTCCGCCTGTTATCCAACTTCAGCAAGACTGGTAAGCCAGCCACATATAGAAAATTCTACAATAGAACCCTTGAAATACCGTCCCCCAGG
The window above is part of the Vitis riparia cultivar Riparia Gloire de Montpellier isolate 1030 chromosome 12, EGFV_Vit.rip_1.0, whole genome shotgun sequence genome. Proteins encoded here:
- the LOC117926604 gene encoding G-type lectin S-receptor-like serine/threonine-protein kinase At4g03230; the protein is MIRRKFMVPVSATHMLSTIFFFLCSVLYCSARDTITPENWLSNEGGTLVSAGKTFELGFFNPDGSSKVGRFVGIWYYMSKPQRVVWVANRKNPLPLSDTPSGVFAIKEDGELKVMDANGTVHWSSDFETSSSSTERVVKLMDSGNLVLSDNRSGVILWESFHNPTDTFLPGMKMDENFTLTSWLSSVDPTPGNFTFKLDQDNEDQYNIHDSFVSYWSSEDSKGTPDEMPDAILSLLSNFSKTGKPTSSRKFYNRPLEILSSKYKNTSRLVMSSSGEIRYYLNPNTSSPDWWAPQDRCSVSKACGKFGSCNTNNALMCKCLPGFKPVSPDIWKTGEFSSGCTRKSPICEKNSSEDMFLSLKMMKVKKRDYVIPADPNDSDYCRKACLQKCQCQAYAETYIKQERGVPDALQCLIWTDDLTGLQEEYASDAYNLSVRVAISDIKPTVRNCETCGSNMIPYPLSTGSKCGDSTYFNFECNNTTGQVQFKVPGGAYRVTSINPETLTFVIQLKEEDCSSRSLIPPLNPPFHLTDVCKEVGTVNFGSEMSLKNSIEVEISWDPPLEPVCTSSADCKDWPNSTCGTRDGTRRCFCNENFKWNSSSLNCTQGVNPAEGTKPADQKSSSSSPVVVVGITIAVVLVAVLGIIGYIAYLRKRTITKRKENRANQVLHLYDSESRAKHLIDSEQFKEEDKKGIDVPFFDLEDILAATDNFSDANKLGRGGFGPVYKGKFLEGREIAVKRLSRASGQGLQEFKNEVVLIAKLQHRNLVRLLGYCVEGDEKILLYEYMPNKSLDSFIFDRTLCMLLNWEKRFDIIMGIARGLLYLHQDSRLKIIHRDLKTSNILLDDEMNPKISDFGLAKIFDSKQVEASTNRVVGTYGYMSPEYALDGYFSEKSDVFSFGVMVLEIISGKRNTGFYQSDRTLSLLGHAWKLWKEDKVLELMDQTLSETCNTNEFSRCVNVGLLCVQEDPSDRPTMAIAVLLLSSDAATMPVPKEPAFVVKRNLSSTASSSSKAEASWKNELVASIGEGR